A DNA window from Trichomycterus rosablanca isolate fTriRos1 chromosome 9, fTriRos1.hap1, whole genome shotgun sequence contains the following coding sequences:
- the prpf39 gene encoding pre-mRNA-processing factor 39 yields METSDLVLPDETMTGMVGADAPENGGATSMEMQASDSEWSVDPGQNQATTDQQISENGCLKSTAEQKSSLSEENVMEQANNTTLFTENQLETNGHNSESSLKELEQPSGTDSTESPVNMELEDAQKVENAAEAAPVPEEPVPSEFERLYKVVEDNPEDFNGWVYLLQHIEQENNLLTSRKAFDAFFLHYPYCYGYWKKYADIEKKHGCIQVADEVYRRGLQAIPLSVDLWLHYITFLKENQDTSDGEAENRIRLAYEHAVLAAGTDFGSDRLWNAYITWETEQNNLANVTAVYDRILGIPTQLYSQHFQRFKDHVQNNHPKHFLSEEEFVQLRLELAAANKPTGEGEEQTPDEELPPGTEDLPDPAKRVTEIENMRHKVIETRQEIFNQNEHEVSKRWAFEEGIKRPYFHVKPLEKTQLTNWREYLDFEIENGTPERVVVLFERCLIACALYEEFWLKYAKYLESYSIEGVRHVFKKACTIHLPKKTIIHVLWAAFEEQQGSVEEARGILKALEEAVPGLAMVRLRRVSLERRHGNLAEAEALLQDAIINAKNASESSFYSVKLARQFVKVQRSIEKAKKVLLEAIEKDQTCPKLYLNLLELEYSGDVQQNEAGILACFDQALNSSMPLELCVTFSQRKVEFLEDFGSDINTLVAAYDYHQKLLKEQESTKRKAENGSEEPDSKRQRMDDGAAAAQMTPDMQAAQGYNYNNWYQQYNSWGTQNTWGQYGQYNQYYPPPPT; encoded by the exons ATGGAAACCTCTG ATTTGGTTCTGCCAGATGAGACCATGACTGGAATGGTTGGTGCAGATGCTCCTGAAAACGGGGGTGCCACATCTATGGAAATGCAAGCCTCTGATTCGGAGTGGTCAGTGGATCCAGGACAAAACCAGGCCACTACGGACCAGCAGATCTCAGAAAATGGGTGTTTAAAATCAACAGCAGAGCAAAAATCTAGTCTCTCTGAGGAGAATGTCATGGAACAGGCCAATAATACTACTTTATTCACTGAAAATCAGCTAGAAACGAATGGACACAATTCAGAAAGTAGTCTTAAAGAGCTAGAGCAGCCGAGCGGCACTGACAGCACTGAAAGCCCTGTAAATATGGAGCTAGAGGATGCTCAAAAAGTGGAAAATGCAGCTGAGGCTGCCCCGGTGCCAGAAGAACCTGTTCCCTCTGAATTTGAGAGACTCTATAAAGTAGTAGAGGACAACCCTGAAGACTTTAATGGCTGGGTCTACCTCCTGCAGCATATCGAACAAGAG AACAACCTATTGACTTCTAGAAAGGCATTTGATGCCTTTTTTCTACACTATCCATACTGTTATGGCTACTGGAAGAAATATGCAGACATCGAGAAAAAACATGGTTGCATTCAAGTAGCAGATGAG GTCTATCGTAGAGGTCTGCAGGCCATCCCGCTAAGTGTGGACCTTTGGCTGCATTACATAACCTTCTTAAAGGAGAACCAAGATACCAGTGATGGAGAAGCAGAGAACCGCATACGCTT ggcaTACGAGCATGCAGTCCTTGCCGCGGGTACAGACTTTGGGTCAGATCGTCTATGGAATGCTTATATTACCTGGGAAACGGAGCAGAATAACCTGGCCAATGTTACTGCAGTTTATGACCGTATTCTGGGTATTCCAACTCAGCTGTACTCTCAGCACTTTCAAAG GTTTAAAGATCATGTACAAAACAATCATCCTAAGCACTTCCTATCTGAAGAGGAGTTTGTTCAACTGCGGTTGGAGCTGGCAGCTGCCAATAAGCCCACTGGAGAGGGAGAGGAGCAAACCCCTGATGAGGAGCTTCCACCCGGCACAGAAGACCTTCCTGACCCAGCCAAG AGAGTCACAGAGATTGAGAACATGCGGCATAAGGTGATTGAGACACGGCAAGAGATATTTAACCAGAATGAGCATGAAGTTAGCAAGCGTTGGGCCTTTGAAGAAGGG ATCAAACGGCCATATTTCCATGTGAAACCCTTGGAGAAGACTCAGCTCACTAACTGGAGGGAGTATCTGGATTTTGAGATTGAGAACGGGACACCTGAGCGTGTTGTGGTTCTGTTTGAGCGCTGCCTGATTGCCTGTGCCCTTTACGAGGAGTTCTGGCTAAAG TATGCAAAGTACCTTGAGAGCTACAGCATCGAAGGAGTGAGACATGTGTTCAAGAAAGCATGCACCATCCATCTACCCAAGAAGACCATCATCCATGTTCTCTGGGCAGCGTTTGAAGAGCAACAAG GGAGCGTTGAGGAGGCTCGAGGCATCCTGAAGGCTTTAGAGGAGGCAGTTCCTGGGCTGGCCATGGTGCGACTACGGCGTGTAAGCCTAGAGCGGCGTCACGGAAACTTGGCTGAAGCTGAGGCTCTGCTGCAGGATGCCATTATTAATGCAAAAAACGCCAGCGAATCATCTTTTTACTCTGTAAAACTAGCCAGGCAATTTGTAAAAGTCCAAAGGAGTATTGAAAAGGCTAAAAAAGTACTGCTAGAGGCCATCGAGAAAGATCAG aCTTGTCCCAAGCTGTACCTGAACCTTCTGGAGCTGGAGTACAGTGGAGATGTGCAGCAGAATGAGGCAGGGATTCTGGCATGCTTTGACCAAGCGCTTAACAGCTCAATGCCTTTAGAGTTGTGTGTCACTTTTTCTCAGCGGAAAGTGGAATTTCTTGAGGACTTTGGCAGTGATATAAACAC GCTTGTAGCTGCGTATGATTATCATCAGAAGCTTCTGAAAGAGCAAGAGTCTACAAAGAGAAAAGCAGAGAATGG ATCTGAAGAACCAGATTCAAAGAGACAACGCATGGATGATGGAGCAGCAGCAGCCCAAATGACACCTGACATGCAGGCTGCCCAAGGATACAATTATAACAATTGGTATCAg CAGTACAATTCCTGGGGAACACAAAACACCTGGGGTCAGTATGGACAGTATAACCAGTactaccccccaccccccacatga
- the faua gene encoding FAU ubiquitin like and ribosomal protein S30 fusion a, translating to MQLFVRAQDLHTLEVTGQETVQDIKAHVQTLEGVSVEDQVLLLAGTPLEDAASLVSCGISEHCTLEVVGRLLGGKVHGSLARAGKVRGQTPKVDKQEKKKKKTGRAKRRIQYNRRFVNVVPTFGKKKGPNANS from the exons ATGCAGCTGTTTGTGCGTGCACAGGACCTACACACCCTTGAGGTGACCGGACAGGAGACTGTCCAGGACATCAAG GCCCATGTTCAGACACTGGAGGGTGTGTCTGTGGAGGACCAGGTGCTTCTGCTGGCTGGCACCCCTCTGGAAGATGCTGCTTCTCTTGTAAGCTGTGGCATTTCAGAGCACTGCACTCTGGAGGTGGTTGGCAGGCTTCTGGGAG GTAAGGTCCACGGTTCCCTGGCTCGTGCTGGTAAGGTACGAGGACAGACGCCAAAG GTGGACAAAcaggagaagaagaaaaagaagactgGCCGCGCTAAGCGCCGCATCCAGTACAACCGTCGCTTTGTCAATGTAGTGCCCACCTTCGGAAAGAAGAAGGGTCCTAATGCCAACTCCTAA
- the fkbp3 gene encoding peptidyl-prolyl cis-trans isomerase FKBP3 isoform X2, giving the protein MAAEPTREWSDEQLNSDDLPKKDLIKFLQDNASHSFLAEHKLLGNIKNVAKTAKKEQLIVAYNQLFDGKRFKGTEVEQVTEEVKAVKIEDKPKEANKDVVDEGPPRFTKAVLKKGDKTNFPKKGDAVSCWYTGTLEDGTVFDTNIPTARKKKQAKPLSFKVGTGKVIRGWDEGLLTMSKGETARLEIEPEWAYGKKGVPNAKIPPNAKLTFEVELVSID; this is encoded by the exons atGGCTGCTGAACCGACACGAGAATGGAGCGATGAGCAGCTGAACAGTGATGATCTACCAAAAAAAGATCTGATCAAGTTTCTACAGGACAATGCATCACATTCG TTTCTTGCTGAGCACAAGCTTCTGGGAAACATCAAAAATGTTGCAAAGACTGCAAAAAAGGAGCAGCTCATTGTTGCCTACAACCAGTTGTTTGATGGCAAG AGGTTTAAAGGTACAGAAGTGGAGCAGGTGACTGAAGAGGTGAAAGCTGTGAAAATTGAAGACAAGCCCAAAGAAGCAAACAAAGACGTTGTTGATGAG GGTCCACCCAGATTCACAAAGGCAGTGTTAAAGAAGGGCGACAAGACTAACTTCCCGAAAAAGGGTGACGCAGTGTCCTGTTGGTACACAGGCACACTTGAAGATGGCACTGTTTTTGATACCAACATCCCTACAG CACGGAAGAAGAAACAGGCCAAACCACTTTCTTTTAAGGTTGGGACGGGCAAAGTTATCAGAGGG TGGGACGAGGGACTCCTGACCATGAGTAAAGGTGAGACTGCACGGTTGGAAATTGAGCCAGAATGGGCCTATGGTAAAAAGGGTGTTCCTAATGCCAA AATACCACCAAATGCCAAACTTACTTTTGAAGTTGAACTCGTATCCATTGATTAA
- the fkbp3 gene encoding peptidyl-prolyl cis-trans isomerase FKBP3 isoform X1: MAAEPTREWSDEQLNSDDLPKKDLIKFLQDNASHSFLAEHKLLGNIKNVAKTAKKEQLIVAYNQLFDGKRFKGTEVEQVTEEVKAVKIEDKPKEANKDVVDEGPPRFTKAVLKKGDKTNFPKKGDAVSCWYTGTLEDGTVFDTNIPTAARKKKQAKPLSFKVGTGKVIRGWDEGLLTMSKGETARLEIEPEWAYGKKGVPNAKIPPNAKLTFEVELVSID; this comes from the exons atGGCTGCTGAACCGACACGAGAATGGAGCGATGAGCAGCTGAACAGTGATGATCTACCAAAAAAAGATCTGATCAAGTTTCTACAGGACAATGCATCACATTCG TTTCTTGCTGAGCACAAGCTTCTGGGAAACATCAAAAATGTTGCAAAGACTGCAAAAAAGGAGCAGCTCATTGTTGCCTACAACCAGTTGTTTGATGGCAAG AGGTTTAAAGGTACAGAAGTGGAGCAGGTGACTGAAGAGGTGAAAGCTGTGAAAATTGAAGACAAGCCCAAAGAAGCAAACAAAGACGTTGTTGATGAG GGTCCACCCAGATTCACAAAGGCAGTGTTAAAGAAGGGCGACAAGACTAACTTCCCGAAAAAGGGTGACGCAGTGTCCTGTTGGTACACAGGCACACTTGAAGATGGCACTGTTTTTGATACCAACATCCCTACAG CAGCACGGAAGAAGAAACAGGCCAAACCACTTTCTTTTAAGGTTGGGACGGGCAAAGTTATCAGAGGG TGGGACGAGGGACTCCTGACCATGAGTAAAGGTGAGACTGCACGGTTGGAAATTGAGCCAGAATGGGCCTATGGTAAAAAGGGTGTTCCTAATGCCAA AATACCACCAAATGCCAAACTTACTTTTGAAGTTGAACTCGTATCCATTGATTAA